Proteins encoded in a region of the Haloarcula sp. CBA1129 genome:
- a CDS encoding transposase has protein sequence MSPATLQDDPSVESFFNVVETETLALFEHLSFEFLEGFDVFAPAKTGRTRDHEPPELMRGFLHCYYKDIYGIRPVERELRNTVVWLSCGFDRPPSRDAVDRFLTDLEHVVNEVFDRLVEQAARRGLLDLTYCIDSTDVRAMPTDPDASKCYDPTDDEYYYGYGCTIVSTGQKIPIAAEFTESKQAPEETAMRVTRDALAVEQPIWMVGDSAYDTLDWHDHLLTAGVVPVAPYNARNTDDPKDIEYRIEDRIEEHSEGVQLKQSILDETYNRRTGVERTNESVKDCGLGRTHARGRVHARSQVFLALCLRLVVAITNYERGDNPGSTIITV, from the coding sequence ATGAGTCCAGCGACCCTGCAAGATGATCCTTCGGTAGAGTCGTTCTTCAATGTCGTGGAGACGGAAACGTTAGCGTTGTTTGAGCACCTCTCCTTCGAGTTTCTCGAAGGGTTCGACGTGTTCGCCCCGGCAAAGACGGGGCGAACACGAGACCACGAACCACCAGAGCTGATGCGTGGCTTTCTCCACTGCTACTACAAGGACATTTACGGCATTCGTCCGGTTGAGCGGGAGCTTCGGAACACGGTTGTTTGGCTGAGCTGTGGCTTCGATCGACCGCCGTCGAGAGACGCGGTCGATCGCTTTCTCACCGACCTCGAACACGTCGTCAACGAGGTCTTTGACCGACTCGTCGAGCAGGCCGCCCGACGCGGCCTGCTCGACTTGACCTACTGTATCGATTCAACCGACGTGAGGGCGATGCCCACCGATCCAGACGCGTCGAAGTGCTACGATCCAACCGACGACGAGTACTACTACGGCTACGGTTGCACGATCGTCTCGACCGGGCAAAAGATCCCGATTGCAGCCGAGTTCACCGAGAGCAAACAAGCACCGGAAGAGACGGCGATGCGCGTCACACGTGACGCGCTCGCCGTTGAGCAACCAATCTGGATGGTTGGTGACAGCGCCTACGACACGCTCGACTGGCACGACCACCTGCTGACCGCAGGGGTCGTGCCAGTCGCTCCGTACAACGCGCGAAACACTGATGACCCGAAAGACATCGAGTACAGGATCGAAGACCGCATCGAGGAACACAGTGAGGGCGTCCAGCTGAAGCAATCAATCCTAGACGAGACGTACAACCGCCGTACTGGCGTCGAACGAACCAACGAATCAGTGAAGGACTGCGGCCTCGGGCGAACGCACGCCCGAGGCCGCGTCCACGCACGATCGCAGGTGTTTCTTGCTCTGTGCCTTCGCCTCGTCGTCGCTATCACCAACTACGAACGCGGAGACAATCCGGGAAGCACGATCATCACGGTGTGA